The following is a genomic window from Benincasa hispida cultivar B227 chromosome 7, ASM972705v1, whole genome shotgun sequence.
TTACTTTTAACGAACAATCACGTCATTTATTCTACAAATAttcataaatttatattttgtttttttatctcCAAATAGCTACAACTATCGGGATCAAACAAGGTTAAGAAGCTATTGCATTAATTAGaaccttttaatttttttaataatatataaataaataaaaagaaaaataattttcaatgataaaattgttgaaaatatttataaataaataaaatatcaccgtctatctatgatagactgtgatatattattatttgtgaTAGACACATATAGTAATTTATCGTAATCTATTGTAGTTTATcgtaaacaataaaattttgtcatatttataaatagtttggttCATTTTTACTGTATTTAAAAAGAatctttaacaaaattttacatttgGTTTAaggggaggaaaaaaaaataaaaacaataaaaataataaaaaaggggCATATTCGAGGAAACGGCATATTCAGTATTTCGAGTATTGAGAGATATTGGGGAACCAATTGGGAATGgtaaagagagaagaaagaaaggaaaaccGTTGGTTGAATAATAAGAACATAGAAGAAGTCTCCAAATCGAAGCTGCCCCATCGCTTCTTCTTGCCTCCTTTCTTTCAACTAACCACTTCTCTGCATAACAACAAAAACCCAAATCCCAaattctcttctttcttctctttcctttctccaATTCAAGAATTCGAATTTCCCCTTCAAAATTGCGAACAATCTCAACTCCCCCAGCCCGATCCAGTCGAGGAATGGATGATGCGACGGCTTCATCAGGGTCGTTGATCAATGGACCTCCTTCCCGATCACCCTCTTCCTTTTCTTCCACCATTTTTACTAATTACCCTCTCATTTCTTCTCTCCTCGCCTTCGCTATTGCCCAGTCCATCAAGTTCTTCACCTCCTGGTATGAGCTCCGATCCGATCCAACTCCACTGGTTTGACTCTGTTTGTTGCGTTTAGGCATTATTATGCAAACCCCATATGCCGTTTTCGTGAATCTTGCTTTCTCTTTTGTTCAATCTTGAGAATATAGATTGCTTATTTGTTTCTGGGTCGTTCTGTATTATTTGTtttaggttttcttttaattttcatagCCCATTTACTTATGAGTCATTTGTGTGTACTGTTTCTGCATCTACTATCAGATTCTGGGAAGTGTTACCTGAAAATCCGTCACTACCCATGTGATCTGTTCTCCCTCCAACGCCCTAATCAGTCTTTTAAAAAGCCCCCTGTGTGCCCTCAGGCGTGCCTCAGGGCCTTGGggctttttcattattttaaatgttattGTAATTAGGGGTCTTTACATTTATTTTTCACTTCAACTATGCTTTCTCTTCTTTAATTAgtacttttatatataatgcacctcatttaaaaaagaaatgttgCATTTCTTCTTGCGCCTTGTGGACTATTGCATTTATACTTAAATTGGTTTGTTTACAGCTTtatcaataagcactttaataaggattttgtgtttcttttttccttctgtGGTGGTGGTGGGGGCAGTGTTGAAGAAATCAATGTATTGTGTTTTTACGACTTGTGACATTTCAGGTATAAGGAAAGACGATGGGATTTTAAGAAACTAGTTGGATCTGGTGGAATGCCTTCATCTCATTCCTCCGCTGTTTCTGCTCTTGCTATAGCCATTGGGCTCCAAGAAGGATTTGGAGCATCAGTCTTTGCTGTTGCATTGATCTTAGCATGTGTTGTATGGTTTCCCTTTCCATTTGATGGCTACCATTATGATTTGAGTTGTAAATTTCCTGGAACGATTTTAAGATGTTGAACACAAAAAATTTGGTGACAGGTAATGTATGATGCAACTGGTGTGAGATTACAAGCTGGACGCCAAGCAGAGGTTATATAATTCTTTGTTTCACAACACCCtccaagaaaaaaaacaaaaacaaaaaaccctcttcctccttttccttttctacTCCTTAATTGCTTTTATTTGGACATTGTTGTTATATCTTAAAGcttaaattttctttcattgTTTAATATACTCTTACTAGTTTGATTTTTTAGGTTTTAAATCAAATTGTTTATGAGCTTCCTGCTGAACATCCTTTGGCTGAGAGCAGACCATTGCGAGAACTTCTTGGCCACACCCCTCCCCAGGTTTCCATTAAGATGACATTCTACAGTAGTTGATTTTTGTCTATGAAATTGACATGTTAATATAATATCATATCGAATAGGCTGTATAGGTTATGATTAAATCTGGGTCTTTGCACAGTTCATTAAATTGACTTGTATTTATTTCCTTGGTGCCTTCAACTGGTAAGAATCAACTTTGAGAtaaaatgggagattgttattTTACTGCAAATTCAGCCTTCCATGACCTTCATATGCATGTCGAAGATTAGTAAATCAACTTTGAGATATACACGGTAGAGTACTATTGTTAGTGGCAGAATGACCTTGCTACCATAATCCACTGAGATTCAGCCCTTTCGTCGCTCTAATtcaataatgataataataataataaatcaactTTGAGaaaaaatgggagattgttattTTTACTATTACTTTTGGTATAATGTGGAACTGGAGAtaaaatgggagattgttattTTTACAATTACACATGGATTGCCCTTTGACTAGCTGGTTTCATGAATGTATTTAGCAATGTCTTGGCACTTTCTAGTTTTTTGTTGAGAAGGTTTGATGAGCACCTAAGACACTTAAGAGATGTGcatttatatctttttttatgTTGACTACAATAGAAGCCAGGATTCCAAAAATTTTCCCCCTTGAATCACCTTGGAAGTATATTTTGAGAATAGCTTATTCTGGATTCACTTTGATTGAAAAAAGATTTGAGGCAATTCTGTCTAACGTGAGTCTACATTTTATTTGATTACAGGTTATAGCTGGAGGTTTGCTTGGTATTATCACCTCTTCTATTGGCCAGTTGATGATCATATTGACAAGGTCTTGAACATTGTGCTGAAGTAGATCAAGCAGGTAACGCAGTTGTTAGCCCTGATCTTGTCATTGATGAAGGCTACTTGGTGAAAACTTCACTATCAAATTATTCTTGTGAATATGGTCTGCACATAACCTTTGATTAATGAGATATTTCAGAACCCTTGTTTGATTGATTGCTGTATTTAGTGCAATAGGACCACCAAGCTGCAGCTAACACTTGCAGTAAATCAGAAAACAAACATATAGCTCTTGGCACCTACGTTTTTAGATAGCTCTAATAGCACTTGCTACAAGTCCATTTTGGTTCATGTAGTTTCCCTATTTCGTGGTTACTATTCTTAACTAATTCTGGATAAAAGGGTGAAGAAAAATTCATTTCTGTGCCCGTCATTCATTACTCCCTTCTCAATCTCATTTCTCAGTTCCCACAATAAACATATAGGTGACTATattatattactttttttagGGATGAGAAGTACACTATTTATAACTAGCTTTTTTCTGTGTTAATGATCGTATCTTATTACACTTCATTAGGATTTCAACCTCTATACTATATGAAATTTCAGAAACGATAGTGTTAAAAAAACATCATCATAGACATTCTATAGCATTTCTGAAATGTTATCATAGGCGATGATGTTATTGAAACTTCTCAATCTTTTATAATGTTTTTTGAGTGTTATTAAAAGTCTCTTTCGATTGCATAAATTTGATGTATGAAAAGTTTTCATAGCGTTTGCAAAAACGTTATGGTTTATCTTTCATAGTGTtttttatattagaaaaaaatgctatcaaaattattgattttatagcatttttgtACACATTGTAGTAGGTCATGTAATTGAAAGTTCATGATTTTTCCTAGTGTTATCCTAGATGATTCCACTTTCAATTGCATTGTTTTAAACTTTTCACATTGTTAACCatgtttcataattttttttttttatagcactatgcatttaaacattttacagcattgagaaaaatacaatataaattgtACTTTAAAAAACATTTGTAGCTCTTTTCTTATAGTATATATAAGTCTATTGAAGTCGCTTGCCCATAATTACATGAGTACAACAAAAAATGTAGTTTTCATTAAGATGGACATGAAATCTTCAAATTTCTAAAAGACCAAAtaattaatctcataaattACACgcacaattaatttaattatatgatgaAAAGTGCACGAGACTAATTACATCCTTTCATAATTTGGTAGCTCATGTGTCATCATTTCATTTgcctaaaaagaaataaaaacaaagcattttttttatgaaactaTCATGGTTTAACTCTAATAATACATCAACCAATAAACCAAATTAATATGTTAATTCATATAAAGTACTTCAACCaactttgaaattaaatttgcttacatattttgatttattgacCAAGTAATTTTAGTACATAACGCGTCATTAATGACAATCGTGTTAGATGTAGGcctcaataaaatgaataaggATTTCTTACTATATCAACCCACACATGTACTATATTTGGACCAAGACGGATGTGatagataaatatttttagaccATTTGAAGACCATCTTCTTTCGTCAATTACATCTCCAAAATCGACCCAATCTAGCAGTATGCACTTTTGGAGAGTATTGATTACAAAACTCTTTTctaatatataaacaaaatatcaaACAATTTGCCTTTTCGTTGATAAAATGTAATAATTTGAATGTATGTGACTTTTTTAAGTCCAACAAGTACAATTAATGACTGGACATGGTTGTTCAAAAAGAGATAGTTACGTTTCAATTGGTACATCTATTTTGTATGTGGGtacaatttaatatttatatataaaaaagtaaaatatgtCAACACATACATGATtccatctaaaaaaaaattgtaaatggAATGTCATGAACTTTAAAAAGCTACCAAAAGTGCCTaggcaaagaaaaaaaattagaaaacatcGGCTAAATTGCTTGGGTTGGTTGATtatgttgaatgagaaattttggaccaatcataaGTCGCCGTAtcatttatcaaattaattatgaaattgCAAAAGATCAAATTTCAGAGTAATTAAAAGCTGACATGCATCCCAAACTGAAATTAAATACATAAGTTGGTAAATCTCGATGCAACGTTTTTATTGTGACCATTGAATTGAATAAGATAATTTGGCTCGATTTGGTATTAATATTTGGGCTCTAGTCTAATTGAGCCAACAAATAGGTTTGGCCCAAATGCCAACTAAATCCCATAATTCAATTAGTTGTGCCTAAGGGTCAGGTCCATGAAGCAACTAAGCTCAAATCCGGAAAACTCACATGAGAACTCTATTCTTTGAAAATACAAACATTATTCAAAGACTTCAGCTTCGAGAACATTCACACGTTTCACTTCTTCAAATTAAGTGTAAGCATTCAACCGAGAGAATCAGataatcaaatattagagatcgaaccgcATCCACGTAAAATCAACATAAACTCAACTTCGACTCTACGAAACAAGGTTCTCCAAAAACCTCGCGTGAATAGATTCATTGATgtatttttacatatttttctcCACCATTTACCTTTTAATGTTTGGTTTCATTTTTACCTAATTGTTTATTACTCGTAAAATATAATACattcattttgttataaaatttggtGATGATATTATATACTGAGTCATTTTTGTTGCATTCTTTAAAAGGATTTTCAAGTTATATGCAATTAGAATTGTTGTTAAGATATCCTCGAAGTATTTAGAGGAAGAaagtattaaagaaaaaaattaaaagagtaACGAAAAATCTAactaaaaatatgaataaatttTATGCGACCCAAAATTTATGAGAAAAACggaagataaatatatataggatCTATTAGAttttaaagtgattttaataatttattttactacttttaaaagtttatgatGATAAGagctaaatttaaatattatttatttactagTATATAAAActttgtataaaattaaataccatatattttttaatatgattaattattatatttaaactttaGATTAAAACTTTTAACACTTTACGTAGTAACACGTATTTATCctgatataaataataaaaaaaaattacggctccatttgatttttaattttttatttttgaaaatgaagtctaTAGATATTATtcctacctccaaatttcttgttATCTTCTTTTTACTGATGGTTTAAAAGCCCAAggcaaattttggaaaaaaaaaaaaacagcttttttaaacttgtttttgattttgaaattttgctgaGATTTTAACCATTGTttgagaaaatagacttaatttttcaaaaacaaacgaaaaaaaatttgttaccaaacaagatttaaattataaaaaatgtccTTTAGCTTTATAACCTATGTAAAAAATAaccttgaattttcaaaagtttcgaGAATACCTTCAAACTTTTAATAGGAGTTCAAGAATACTCTTACCATTAGTTTTGGATTGAAACTATTAATGTTGTTTCAAAGATACCGTTGAACtattaaaagtttcaaaattaccattaaacttttaaaaaaaaaaacactctaaCCATTAGTATATGAATAGAAATGGTTAATACCTCGTTACAAAAAtaattctaaacttttaaaattgcaCAAGCATCCTTACCTTAcaaaaacaaaagttaaaaaTGGTATTACTGTCCATCACCTAGCTCTTCAATTTCCTCTACCTCCCTAACTTCAATATATGTATGACCCAACACTTCTCTATTTTTCCTCTTTGTTCCCTCATTTCTTACTCTTACTCCTTGTTTGTTAACAATGTGACCTTTGTCTATCTACGAAATCTAAAAACTACCCACTTTGGTTAAGGTATATATATCATaccaagaagaaaaaaaattacgaAACCACAAGTGATCTTAGGACTTGAATATTTTAACAATGTTGTACATTTGTAGTTGAGTGTCATCCTTTTTATATCTGGTTGTATTGTCATTTTGGTGAGTTTTAAGGGGATATCTTGATTTGggattttgtgagattttatgttttactccgagtttttgtttatattttactAATGAGAAAAACAAGAGCatctatataaaaaatgaaaatatttatataatttattttaaaattggttattTCCCACTCAATGtaacttcaaataaattgatCCCAAGGCTAGGAGTATGGACatttttaaacttctttttttaaatgttaagaATATTAattcaacttttaaaagtttaaagatatttttaaaacgaggtattaattgtttttattcatatataaagatatttttattttatttttttaaatttttaaagtttaggcaTGTtgtagaaaattttgaaagtataaagaatAAAATCCTAACAAATTACAtccaaaattaaccaaaaatacattttagaactttgtttcttttggaaaatttaatgaaattatagaaacttttgaaatatttacaaataatagcaaaatatcaccgTCTAACAATAGACACACAAAAATGAAAACGTGGTCTTATTCAAAATCCCCTCTCTCCCACTTTTCTCTCTCACTTCACACTTTGGAGTAC
Proteins encoded in this region:
- the LOC120080779 gene encoding uncharacterized membrane protein YuiD-like isoform X1, which encodes MDDATASSGSLINGPPSRSPSSFSSTIFTNYPLISSLLAFAIAQSIKFFTSWYKERRWDFKKLVGSGGMPSSHSSAVSALAIAIGLQEGFGASVFAVALILACVVMYDATGVRLQAGRQAEVLNQIVYELPAEHPLAESRPLRELLGHTPPQVIAGGLLGIITSSIGQLMIILTRS
- the LOC120080779 gene encoding uncharacterized membrane protein YuiD-like isoform X2 — protein: MDDATASSGSLINGPPSRSPSSFSSTIFTNYPLISSLLAFAIAQSIKFFTSWYKERRWDFKKLVGSGGMPSSHSSAVSALAIAIGLQEGFGASVFAVALILACVVMYDATGVRLQAGRQAEVLNQIVYELPAEHPLAESRPLRELLGHTPPQVSIKMTFYSYSWRFAWYYHLFYWPVDDHIDKVLNIVLK